A DNA window from Trichosurus vulpecula isolate mTriVul1 chromosome 2, mTriVul1.pri, whole genome shotgun sequence contains the following coding sequences:
- the TANK gene encoding TRAF family member-associated NF-kappa-B activator isoform X1 yields the protein MDKNMGEQLNKAYEAFRQACMDRDSAVKELQQKQTENYEQRIREQQEQLSLQQSIIDKLKSQLLLVNSSRDNVHGYVPMLEESEKRKNDIPLNVTFDQPHDKVKSGIPREKHSKVKRPETSPRQENSPGNPDFPLFSKREEIEKTLHEMKEEFHRICMLARAQRDHLNRLNIQEPTSEIQFSLPIQCTDKTDEQPEEPFKPQVKDIINRGTSCITSVTPRGLGQEEEDNSLESLSKFNVKFPPTDNDSTFLHSTPDKPQVMGLARTEPVSQDKFDRELRDNSMNFVKPEGTLFEINRLDLITSAMQNITTSDKTKPSNPINICMKTTLDKATCLPAGDHDIIYVNTSLQVQDTPEVLFASPDSPGRAVRGPQQPLWKPYPNEENDLLALSSTDSELHKPQVCEFCQAVFPPSITSRGDFLRHLNSHFNGES from the exons CAGACTGAAAACTATGAACAGAGAATACGTGAACAACAGGAACAGCTGTCACTTCAACAAAGTATTATTGACAAGCTAAAATCACAGTTACTTCTTGTGAATTCCAGCAGAG ataaTGTCCATGGCTATGTTCCTATGCTGGAAGagagtgaaaaaaggaaaaatgacatacCTCTTAATGTAACTTTTGATCAGCCCCATGACAAAGTGAAATCAGGAATCCCAAGAGAAAAACATTCAAAG GTAAAAAGACCAGAGACTTCACCTAGACAGGAAAATTCTCCAGGGAATCCTGACTTTCCTTTATTCAGTAAAAG ggaagaaatagagaagactTTGCATGAAATGAAAGAAGAATTCCATAGGATATGCATGTTAGCAAGAGCACAGAGAGACCACTTAAACAGACTTAACATTCAAGAACCTACATCTG AAATACAGTTCTCTTTGCCTATACAATGTACTGATAAAACTGATGAACAACCAGAAGAACCTTTTAAGCCTCAAGTTAAGGATATTATAAATAGAGGGACATCATGCATCACATCTGTCACACCGAGAGGACTGGGTCAAGAGGAGGAAGACAACTCTTTAGAATCACTTTCCAAATTTAATGTCAAGTTTCCACCTACAGATAATGACTCTACTTTCTTGCATAGCACTCCAGATAAACCCCAGGTAATGGGTCTGGCCAGAACTGAGCCTGTGAGTCAGGATAAATTTGATAGGGAACTTAGGGACAATTCGATGAACTTTGTGAAACCAGAAGGTACTCTATTTGAAATTAATAGACTTGACCTCATAACTTCAGCTATGCAAAACATTACAACTTCTGACAAGACAAAACCCTCAAATCCTATCAATATATGTATGAAGACAACTCTGGATAAAGCAACATGTTTACCAGCTGGAGACCATGAtatcatatatgtaaatacatccCTCCAAGTTCAGGACACCCCAGAGGTACTGTTTGCATCGCCAGATTCCCCGGGAAGAGCTGTCCGAGGACCACAGCAG cCCCTCTGGAAGCCTTACCCTAATGAAGAGAATGACTTATTGGCACTAAGTAGTACAGACTCAGAACTGCACAAACCTCAAGTATGTGAATTCTGTCAAGCAGTTTTCCCACCATCAATTACATCCAGAGGGGATTTCCTTCGGCATCTTAATTCACACTTTAATGGAGAGTCTTAA
- the TANK gene encoding TRAF family member-associated NF-kappa-B activator isoform X2 yields the protein MDKNMGEQLNKAYEAFRQACMDRDSAVKELQQKTENYEQRIREQQEQLSLQQSIIDKLKSQLLLVNSSRDNVHGYVPMLEESEKRKNDIPLNVTFDQPHDKVKSGIPREKHSKVKRPETSPRQENSPGNPDFPLFSKREEIEKTLHEMKEEFHRICMLARAQRDHLNRLNIQEPTSEIQFSLPIQCTDKTDEQPEEPFKPQVKDIINRGTSCITSVTPRGLGQEEEDNSLESLSKFNVKFPPTDNDSTFLHSTPDKPQVMGLARTEPVSQDKFDRELRDNSMNFVKPEGTLFEINRLDLITSAMQNITTSDKTKPSNPINICMKTTLDKATCLPAGDHDIIYVNTSLQVQDTPEVLFASPDSPGRAVRGPQQPLWKPYPNEENDLLALSSTDSELHKPQVCEFCQAVFPPSITSRGDFLRHLNSHFNGES from the exons ACTGAAAACTATGAACAGAGAATACGTGAACAACAGGAACAGCTGTCACTTCAACAAAGTATTATTGACAAGCTAAAATCACAGTTACTTCTTGTGAATTCCAGCAGAG ataaTGTCCATGGCTATGTTCCTATGCTGGAAGagagtgaaaaaaggaaaaatgacatacCTCTTAATGTAACTTTTGATCAGCCCCATGACAAAGTGAAATCAGGAATCCCAAGAGAAAAACATTCAAAG GTAAAAAGACCAGAGACTTCACCTAGACAGGAAAATTCTCCAGGGAATCCTGACTTTCCTTTATTCAGTAAAAG ggaagaaatagagaagactTTGCATGAAATGAAAGAAGAATTCCATAGGATATGCATGTTAGCAAGAGCACAGAGAGACCACTTAAACAGACTTAACATTCAAGAACCTACATCTG AAATACAGTTCTCTTTGCCTATACAATGTACTGATAAAACTGATGAACAACCAGAAGAACCTTTTAAGCCTCAAGTTAAGGATATTATAAATAGAGGGACATCATGCATCACATCTGTCACACCGAGAGGACTGGGTCAAGAGGAGGAAGACAACTCTTTAGAATCACTTTCCAAATTTAATGTCAAGTTTCCACCTACAGATAATGACTCTACTTTCTTGCATAGCACTCCAGATAAACCCCAGGTAATGGGTCTGGCCAGAACTGAGCCTGTGAGTCAGGATAAATTTGATAGGGAACTTAGGGACAATTCGATGAACTTTGTGAAACCAGAAGGTACTCTATTTGAAATTAATAGACTTGACCTCATAACTTCAGCTATGCAAAACATTACAACTTCTGACAAGACAAAACCCTCAAATCCTATCAATATATGTATGAAGACAACTCTGGATAAAGCAACATGTTTACCAGCTGGAGACCATGAtatcatatatgtaaatacatccCTCCAAGTTCAGGACACCCCAGAGGTACTGTTTGCATCGCCAGATTCCCCGGGAAGAGCTGTCCGAGGACCACAGCAG cCCCTCTGGAAGCCTTACCCTAATGAAGAGAATGACTTATTGGCACTAAGTAGTACAGACTCAGAACTGCACAAACCTCAAGTATGTGAATTCTGTCAAGCAGTTTTCCCACCATCAATTACATCCAGAGGGGATTTCCTTCGGCATCTTAATTCACACTTTAATGGAGAGTCTTAA